The Linepithema humile isolate Giens D197 chromosome 7, Lhum_UNIL_v1.0, whole genome shotgun sequence genome has a window encoding:
- the LOC105675776 gene encoding selenoprotein S-like: MEHVDSPSYFQTIWTPIASVGWYLVAVAVIAYYAFPHIEEKYKSWKLARSQQNGTAINKKTDQIPQLSANVELARQKMQEVYNKNSVLAQVKEEEEKEKKRQKILKLLENKNVGQKLGSTPDDEMPSTSAKSKSFKSEYNPLMGDSSRGYRPPKRSCCKKGGCG, translated from the exons ATGGAGCACGTCGATAGTCCGAGCTATTTCCAAACGA TTTGGACACCAATAGCTTCTGTGGGATGGTATCTCGTAGCAGTTGCAGTTATTGCATACTATGCATTTCCACACATtgaagagaaatataaaagttggAAGCTCGCAAGGAGCCAGCAGAACGGGACTGCAATTAACAAAA aGACAGATCAGATACCACAATTATCTGCTAATGTGGAGTTAGCACGACAGAAGATGCAAGAAGTGTATAACAAGAATTCCGTTTTAGCACAAGTCAAAGAGGAAGAA gaaaaggaaaagaagCGTCAAAAGATCTTAAAATTACTGGAGAATAAAAATGTGGGTCAAAAGCTAGGTAGTACACCAGATGATGAAATGCCCAGTACAAGTGCAAAATCAAAGTCGTTTAAATCAG AATATAACCCATTGATGGGCGACAGTAGTCGCGGATATCGTCCTCCGAAACGTAGCTGCTGTAAAAAAGGTGGATGTGgttaa